The sequence GGCATAACCATACGATTCAACGCTAACTTGATATTCTCTTCAGGAATATCAAAAGGCATATCAAAATGAAATACCTGGGCCATCGCATGTACTCCGGCATCAGTTCGTCCGCTGGCATGAATAATAACCTCAGCGCTAAACAATTTCTTGAGCGCTGCCTCAATCGTTCCCTGAATTGTACGCAATCCGGGCTGACGCTGGAATCCGGCAAAACGCGAACCATCATATTGAACAATACAACATATTCTCATACTACCTTCTCCTAAACTAAAAATGCCAAAGCCACAAAGGCTGCACTTGCAACAGCAAGAATAATCATTGCCCATATATCAAGGCGCGTCCACTTTAATTCGTACAACCGGGTCCGCCCTTCACTTGAACGATATCCGCGAGCTTCCATAGCAATACCCAAATTTTCAGCACGACGAAACGATATTACAAAAAGTGGTATTAAAAGCGAAACAAAATGTCGGATCCGGGTTGCAATCTTCCCTTCGGATAAGCTTGCCCCCCGCGATGCCTGAGCCTTCATAATCTTGTCTGCCTCATCAGTTAAAGTAGGAATAAACCGTAAAGCAATTGAAATCATTAAAGCCACATCACCAGCCGGAAAACGAACAACTTTAAGCGGTTGCATCAAATCTTCAAGTCCGGCAGTCAAATCTAGTGGTTTAGTAGTTAAAGTTAAAATTGAAGCCAAGGTAATCATCAATATTAAGCGTACAATCAAAACAGTTACCCGCACTAGACTCTCATCATAAATCTTAATAAAACCAAACTCCCAAAGTAAGTTTCCGGTTTGCGAAAAAAACAAGTTGAAAACAAACATAATAAGAATCAAAAAGCGTAAGGAATAAATCCCTTGCCATACTACCTTAATCGGAATTCGTGCCAACATTGCAATCACCAAAACAGCCCCAGCTATTGCCGTATAATAGTACCATGCGTTACTTAAAAACAATAAAATAATCAACACTAAAAATCCCAAAAACTTCACTTTGGGATTGAGACGATGAATAATTGAATCAACATCAAGATAACGACCAATGGTAATATTCATTCTACTTCTCCTTTAGTGCTTCTGCCAAACGCTCTGCGTTAAACGGAGCACCGAAATCAGCGGCTATTCGCCCTTTACGTTGTAGATTAAGGACTACTTTATATATATGAGGAATTTCTAAATGTAATGACTGTGCCAACTGTTCGTCAATAAACAGTTGATGCGGCTCACCATCATAAACCAACTCGCCACCTTCAAGCACAACTACCCGGTGCGCATAATCAGCAACAACATCCATATTGTGAGTAGCAATAATAATAGTCTTCTGGTATTCATCATACAAGTGCTTAAATAACTCCATCATTTCCGTCTGACCTAGCGGATCAAGACCAACTGTTGGCTCATCTAAAACTAACACATCAGGATTCATTGCCAGAATTCCGGCAATCGCCACCCGACGCATCTGCCCACCACTCATCTCAAGCGGATAACGCTCCAAAAACTCCTCAGACAAACCAACCATCATTAGAGCTTCCTTCGCCCGTTCTAAAGCTTCCTCAGCAGTTGCACCATAATTCATCGGTCCGTACATAACATCCTTAGCTACGGTTTCCTCAAACAACTGATACTCGGGATTCTGAAAAACCAAACCTACCCGTTGACGAACCGGATACAATTGCTTATTTTTAGCACTGGTCACAGCATTCTCATCAATCCAAACAGTCCCAGAAGTTGGCTGCAGCAATGCGTTCAAATGCTGCATTAACGTTGACTTACCACTACCGGTATGACCAACTAAGGCTGAAAAGTGATGACCACTCAAATCAAGCGAAACATCAACAATTCCGGTATGACTCCGCACAGCGCTCACATATTCATGACTTACATGCTCCAACTTTAAAATCATAACGCCTGCACCAATTCCTTTTCATCAAAATAAACCCGATCAATCAAACCGGCAGCTTTCAGTGTTTTTGAAAGCTCAACGACAAAAGGCTCAGCAAGATGATACTGACCAAGGTCAATATCACTTGCAAAAATGGTATGCGGGTGATCATCAGCTACAATAACACCCTGATTCATAACAATCATTCGATCACTGGCAAGTGCCTCATCTAAATCATGGGTAATCATAATAATCGTCTTATGGGTCTCATTAAACAATTCGCGAATAACAGCCTGAACATCATGGCGACCTTCAGGATCCAACATCGAAGTCGCCTCATCAAAAATAATAAAATCCGGATGCAAAGCCAACGCCGAGGCAATTGCCACCCGCTGTTTCTGTCCGCCGGACAAATGTGATGGTTCCCGATTTAACAGCTGATCAACTCCGGTTCGTTTTGAAAACTCATCAATCAATGCAATCATTTCATCGCGCTCGACTCCATAATTTTCCAATCCAAAAGCAATATCATCGCGCACTGTTACACCAACAAATTGATCCTCAGGGTTTTGGAAAACCATACCAATGTGCTCGCGCAAATCATAAATATTATCTTCGACAATAATTGCATCATCAATTTTAACTTGACCTTCCTGAGGCAGCAATAATCCTGCCAAAATTCGGGCAAGTGTTGTCTTCCCCGAACCATTGGCACCAACTATCGCAATATACTGTCCGGATTCAATAGTTAAAGAAAGGTCATCTAAAATGACCGTATCATCGTATTTAAATGTAATATTTTCTACACTTATATTCACGAACTCACTTCACTCTTTTCCTTACCGCTCATTCGGGTCTTAGTAAGATAAACATCATCACAAAAACCTTTTAACGAATTAAACAAACGGGTTGCCTGATTTTCACTGCTAAACAGCGCATACATAGTTGGTCCGCTGCCGCTCATCAAGACACCTTGCGTTGTACTTGCATCCATAACCTGTTTAATTTTTACAATCTCATCTTTGTTATAGTTGGCTAAAACATTACTTAGTAATGCGCCAATTTGGGTAACATCCTGGCTTTCAATTGCAGCAATCATTGCCGTAGTATCCGGATGCACGATATTATTTAAATTCAATATGTCATATACCCGTGCCGTTGAAAAACCAAACTTCGGTTTGGCCAACACCACAAAACAACTTGGCATCGGTGCAATCAGCTCAAGTACCTCACCGCGACCGCGGGCAAGCGCAGTATTTCCACGCACGCAGAATGGCACATCCGAGCCAATCTGAGCGCCAAGTTCCTCAAGCTCGCCAAGCGAAAGCTTGAGTTCCCAAAGCGTGTTTAACCCGCGCAAGGTGGCCGCCGCATCGCTGCTGCCACCAGCAAGTCCGGCAGCAACCGGAATCTGCTTATTAATAGCAATATTTACCCCATATTCAACACCAAAATGTTGTTGCAATAAAAAAGCGGCCTTGTAGCATAAGTTCTCCTCATTAACCGGAATCGAACCGCCCTCGGCACTTAAAAGAATTTGTTTATCATCCCGTTTGCTAAATGATAAATAATCTGCAAGCTCAAGCGATGTCATAATCATCTCAACTTCATGATAACCATCATCACGTTTAAACAAGACATCCAATGTTAAATTAATCTTCGCATATGCTTTCTCGATAACTTCTCCCATATCGGCTCCTTAAATAAAACGCACAATCTATTCAAAATACCAATCGCGCACTCATCTTTGTTATTTTACCATTTCCCAAGCAGGTAGTGCAAGTGTCTGGACAGAATAGAGCAATAAAAAGTAATAATTACTTATTCCAAAAGAGTGTTGATATAAGCGACATTCTCAATTTTGATATAAGATTGTGCTTCCATTAAAACGGTCACTTTCGGACTGATTGAAAACGTTTGAAATTACAAAAAATCGGCAAAAGTTGTGATTGAGCGTATCTCGACATACGTGATTGAGCAAGTTTTGTCAATTTTTATGGAATTGCGAGCGTTTCTCAACAGACTGAGCAATAAAAAGCGACAATCGCTTCTTTATTGCCGCTCTTCCCCGCCATCAGTCATAAGCTGAATAGCCTTAAGTGGTGCTACCGGATTCATTTGCAACATCACTGAATCACCAAGATTAACGCGTTGCTCCACACTAACCGGAACCGCCAATCGCAAAGGAAAAATACTTCTGGTCTCAACCTCGAGCTCCAGTCCATTCACTGCCAGTACTCTGGCACCAACTTGCAAAACCGGCAAATCTTCAACCCGCAAGACCGCTAAATCATCTACAAATTGATAACTACCGCTAACCTCATCGTATTCAATAGCCAAGGTTCGCATCACCATAAACTCACTAATGCCAAATACATCCTCCAAGTAAATCTGCTTACCATTCTTTAAAGTAATAAAAAATGAAACCTGAACTTGAAAATCATTAATAACCCGGGCAGCGGTAATTGTTGCCGGAAATATTGGCCACGGACTATTCTGAGTTATCCGTGCCAGCACCCTCGCCTGACGGCGACGGCGATTATAATGAATTAACCATGTAACTGCCACCAAAATTACCAGTACAAAACCGATAATTAAAAGCACTTCATACGAACCAAACATCCAATCACCACCCTTACAACTTCATTATATCATGAGGTCTCCATGTTTTCGGGTGTGATTGCACTAAAAAACAGGTGGTCAAAACCACCTGTTCAAAACGCTATAATTGATTAATAAACGCTGCCAAGCGTTCTTCCGAAAGAGAAGAAACATTCTCCTTGCCACTCACCGGATTCCCCTCTTTTTTAGTCACCATCTTAATCACTTGTTTTTCAAAGAAATTCATCTTATCAAACTGATATTGCCCGCCCAAAAAGGCATACGCCTGAGCATGCTGCAACAACTCCGGATCAAAACTCTCGCGAATAAAATTCATACTCTCCTCATAATCACGCATACCGCAAACAAAAAAAGCAAAATCCTTTTGCAATAACAGGTCCCGCTTACTAAGCAATAAATCAGCAACTTCTTTATTCAATGAGCCGGCATAAATTGAAGTTCCAACAATAACTCGCTTTGCCGCTGCCAAATCCTCTGCCGAAAAATCCTTCACCGCACTCACAACAACTTCACCATCCAACTGAGCTGCCACTTTTTGGGCACAATCCTCGGTCGTCCCATACTTCCCACCATAAATAATCAATGAATCCATTCCTAACCGCTCCTTTCATTTATTGTAACATTTGTTTTTATAGAAAGCCATAAAAAGCGGCGTGCTCCATCGTGGCACGCCGCTTTTAAAAATTTCTCCCAAGACCTAGTTATTTACCGGAATAATTGTTCCGGGAAAGTTCTCATTAATATATTTTTGTGTTTCTGCAGAGTGCAAGACTTCATCAAGAATTTTGAACTCTTCTTTACCAGCATCAGCAGTACGAGTTACAACAACATTAATATAGGCGCTGTCTTCACCCTCTAAAATAATAGCTTCCTCTGCAGGTTTTAAGCCGGCATTAGTAGCAAAGCCACTATTGATGAACACTAAATCAGCCTCATCATATTGATATGTTTGTGCTGTCATTGCCGGGTCAACATCCATTTTAAATTGTAAATTTTTAGGATTATCAACAATATCAGCAAGGGTAGCATTAACCGGATCAACGCCATCTTTCAAAGTAATGACACCCTCTTTATCCAACAATGTTAAGATTCGTCCGTGGTCAGCAACACTGCTGCTGGTAATAATCAAACCGCCCTCTGGCAATTGGTCCAAACTGGTAATCCGTTTTGAGTAGCCGCCAATTGGTGCAACATACACATTGCTGGCAATACTAAAGTCATAGCCATTTTCAGCTATAGCTTTGTTCAGAAAAGGAATATGCTGGAATAAATTGGCATCGATATCGCCACCATCCAAAGCTTTATTCGGTAACACATAATCATTGAACGTTTTGATTTCAAGCTCAATTCCGCGCGCTTCAAGCTGAGGCTTGATGAACTCTAAAATTTGTGATGAGGCTCCGGCACTTGTACCGATAACAATCTTCTTGGTTTCTGGGTTTGTAGTACCGCCACAAGCCGCCAGGCTTACTGCTAATA comes from Culicoidibacter larvae and encodes:
- a CDS encoding energy-coupling factor transporter transmembrane component T family protein, giving the protein MNITIGRYLDVDSIIHRLNPKVKFLGFLVLIILLFLSNAWYYYTAIAGAVLVIAMLARIPIKVVWQGIYSLRFLILIMFVFNLFFSQTGNLLWEFGFIKIYDESLVRVTVLIVRLILMITLASILTLTTKPLDLTAGLEDLMQPLKVVRFPAGDVALMISIALRFIPTLTDEADKIMKAQASRGASLSEGKIATRIRHFVSLLIPLFVISFRRAENLGIAMEARGYRSSEGRTRLYELKWTRLDIWAMIILAVASAAFVALAFLV
- a CDS encoding energy-coupling factor transporter ATPase; protein product: MILKLEHVSHEYVSAVRSHTGIVDVSLDLSGHHFSALVGHTGSGKSTLMQHLNALLQPTSGTVWIDENAVTSAKNKQLYPVRQRVGLVFQNPEYQLFEETVAKDVMYGPMNYGATAEEALERAKEALMMVGLSEEFLERYPLEMSGGQMRRVAIAGILAMNPDVLVLDEPTVGLDPLGQTEMMELFKHLYDEYQKTIIIATHNMDVVADYAHRVVVLEGGELVYDGEPHQLFIDEQLAQSLHLEIPHIYKVVLNLQRKGRIAADFGAPFNAERLAEALKEK
- a CDS encoding energy-coupling factor transporter ATPase, giving the protein MNISVENITFKYDDTVILDDLSLTIESGQYIAIVGANGSGKTTLARILAGLLLPQEGQVKIDDAIIVEDNIYDLREHIGMVFQNPEDQFVGVTVRDDIAFGLENYGVERDEMIALIDEFSKRTGVDQLLNREPSHLSGGQKQRVAIASALALHPDFIIFDEATSMLDPEGRHDVQAVIRELFNETHKTIIMITHDLDEALASDRMIVMNQGVIVADDHPHTIFASDIDLGQYHLAEPFVVELSKTLKAAGLIDRVYFDEKELVQAL
- the ispE gene encoding 4-(cytidine 5'-diphospho)-2-C-methyl-D-erythritol kinase, encoding MGEVIEKAYAKINLTLDVLFKRDDGYHEVEMIMTSLELADYLSFSKRDDKQILLSAEGGSIPVNEENLCYKAAFLLQQHFGVEYGVNIAINKQIPVAAGLAGGSSDAAATLRGLNTLWELKLSLGELEELGAQIGSDVPFCVRGNTALARGRGEVLELIAPMPSCFVVLAKPKFGFSTARVYDILNLNNIVHPDTTAMIAAIESQDVTQIGALLSNVLANYNKDEIVKIKQVMDASTTQGVLMSGSGPTMYALFSSENQATRLFNSLKGFCDDVYLTKTRMSGKEKSEVSS
- a CDS encoding DUF4381 domain-containing protein; protein product: MFGSYEVLLIIGFVLVILVAVTWLIHYNRRRRQARVLARITQNSPWPIFPATITAARVINDFQVQVSFFITLKNGKQIYLEDVFGISEFMVMRTLAIEYDEVSGSYQFVDDLAVLRVEDLPVLQVGARVLAVNGLELEVETRSIFPLRLAVPVSVEQRVNLGDSVMLQMNPVAPLKAIQLMTDGGEERQ
- a CDS encoding flavodoxin domain-containing protein, with protein sequence MDSLIIYGGKYGTTEDCAQKVAAQLDGEVVVSAVKDFSAEDLAAAKRVIVGTSIYAGSLNKEVADLLLSKRDLLLQKDFAFFVCGMRDYEESMNFIRESFDPELLQHAQAYAFLGGQYQFDKMNFFEKQVIKMVTKKEGNPVSGKENVSSLSEERLAAFINQL
- a CDS encoding MetQ/NlpA family ABC transporter substrate-binding protein, which encodes MKKFLAIIITGVLAVSLAACGGTTNPETKKIVIGTSAGASSQILEFIKPQLEARGIELEIKTFNDYVLPNKALDGGDIDANLFQHIPFLNKAIAENGYDFSIASNVYVAPIGGYSKRITSLDQLPEGGLIITSSSVADHGRILTLLDKEGVITLKDGVDPVNATLADIVDNPKNLQFKMDVDPAMTAQTYQYDEADLVFINSGFATNAGLKPAEEAIILEGEDSAYINVVVTRTADAGKEEFKILDEVLHSAETQKYINENFPGTIIPVNN